In a single window of the Aminomonas paucivorans DSM 12260 genome:
- a CDS encoding 50S ribosomal protein L11 methyltransferase encodes MDSFWWYITLRGGNGQEEILSTAVDLAGSIGSEVQEFPEGVRVRAYFRSNEDLGTWQMRLRQALEPWPEVKVEDTGRIENQPWYRECEEAFPPLEVGSRFVVLAPWHRGKESPGRIPLVVKPGSAFGTGYHESTQIVLELMETRVKSGDSVVDVGTGSGILSLGALKLGAASVVARDLDGAVLAEVEENLDLNDLRGAVRLEEGDLLRGFAGPVDLLTANIVLEPLLQLLPDVRRVLKPGGWALFSGLLGTEKQTFLAALEEAGLHPAEDRARGEWWGVAAQNPA; translated from the coding sequence ATGGACAGCTTCTGGTGGTACATCACCCTTCGTGGGGGCAACGGGCAGGAGGAGATCCTGTCCACGGCGGTGGATCTGGCGGGGAGCATCGGTTCGGAGGTGCAGGAGTTCCCCGAGGGGGTTCGGGTCCGGGCGTACTTTCGCTCCAACGAAGACCTGGGGACCTGGCAGATGCGCCTTCGTCAGGCCCTGGAGCCCTGGCCGGAGGTGAAGGTGGAGGACACGGGGCGCATCGAGAACCAGCCCTGGTACCGGGAGTGCGAGGAGGCCTTCCCCCCCCTGGAGGTGGGAAGCCGCTTCGTGGTCCTGGCCCCCTGGCATCGGGGCAAGGAGTCCCCGGGGCGCATCCCCCTGGTGGTGAAGCCCGGAAGCGCCTTCGGCACGGGGTACCACGAGAGCACCCAGATCGTCCTGGAGCTGATGGAGACCCGGGTGAAGTCCGGAGACTCGGTGGTGGACGTGGGCACGGGCTCGGGGATCCTCTCTCTGGGGGCCCTCAAGTTGGGGGCGGCCTCGGTGGTGGCTCGGGACCTGGACGGAGCGGTGCTGGCGGAGGTGGAGGAGAACCTGGACCTCAACGATCTCCGGGGGGCGGTGCGTCTGGAGGAGGGAGACCTGCTCCGGGGCTTTGCGGGGCCCGTGGATCTGCTCACCGCCAACATCGTCCTGGAACCCCTCCTGCAGCTGTTGCCCGATGTGCGCCGGGTCCTGAAGCCCGGGGGGTGGGCCCTCTTCTCCGGGCTGCTGGGGACGGAGAAGCAGACCTTCCTCGCCGCACTGGAGGAGGCGGGGCTTCATCCCGCAGAGGACCGTGCCCGGGGGGAGTGGTGGGGTGTTGCAGCCCAGAATCCGGCTTGA
- a CDS encoding RsmE family RNA methyltransferase, with protein MLQPRIRLEACTLLGEGRYLLDEAQAHHLTRVLRRYEGALLEGLSGEGRVLLRLRLGAGRVEAEEVERVPESPDLLRVVLVVALLKADQFEPLLRMAAEFGVAEIRLLACERSVPRLESCREEGKLSRWRRILDESTRQSGSLRPPTLHPPVLVRELEEATLPPSRFGAFLAPGTVPLGRCLPVEAAAVAVGPEGDWSDQEVETLRAKGFVPVGLGPRILRASTAAAAACGALRLSWEARKTP; from the coding sequence GTGTTGCAGCCCAGAATCCGGCTTGAGGCCTGCACCCTCCTCGGGGAGGGGCGCTACCTCCTGGACGAGGCCCAGGCCCACCACCTGACCCGGGTGCTCCGCCGGTACGAAGGAGCCCTGCTGGAAGGCCTGTCCGGGGAGGGGCGGGTCCTCCTGCGCCTGCGCCTGGGAGCGGGACGGGTGGAGGCGGAGGAGGTGGAGCGGGTGCCGGAGTCCCCGGATCTCCTTCGGGTGGTGTTGGTCGTGGCCCTCCTGAAGGCGGACCAGTTCGAACCTCTGCTGCGCATGGCCGCGGAGTTCGGGGTGGCGGAGATCCGCCTGCTGGCCTGCGAGCGCTCCGTCCCTCGCCTGGAATCCTGCCGGGAGGAGGGAAAGCTCTCCCGCTGGCGGCGGATCCTGGACGAGTCCACCCGCCAGTCCGGCTCCCTCCGTCCCCCGACGCTCCATCCCCCCGTACTGGTCCGGGAGCTGGAGGAGGCGACGCTGCCTCCCTCCCGCTTCGGGGCCTTTCTGGCCCCCGGAACGGTCCCCCTGGGACGGTGTCTTCCCGTGGAGGCCGCCGCCGTGGCCGTGGGTCCCGAGGGGGACTGGTCGGACCAGGAAGTGGAGACCCTGAGGGCGAAGGGATTCGTCCCGGTGGGTCTGGGGCCCCGGATCCTTCGGGCCTCCACTGCCGCCGCGGCGGCCTGCGGGGCCCTGCGCCTCTCCTGGGAGGCCCGAAAGACCCCATGA
- a CDS encoding MiaB/RimO family radical SAM methylthiotransferase — translation MTSSLSLAGYRVGFVVLGCRTNQYEGDALASELAERGAILVDPSSEDLDGVVLLTCTVTAVADRKVRQELRRLRRRHPRAILVAAGCWAQEADPREARRLGADHLVGNRLKAAIPDLLSRLRAGEEVPFLNRRDVGVCEDWDDLRLSRTCRHTRAFVKVQDGCSHGCRYCIVPRVRGRSVSRPPEDVLEEVRGLVGSGCREVVLTGVHLGLYGRDRGTDLGELVKRLARVEGLVRLRFGSLEPFGLGESLLDVLGETEIFCPHLHLPLQSGDDGVLDRMGRGYTAAAFARLVEAARRRLGEDLHVSTDLLVGFPGEEEVPFRNTLDLVETLELGRLHVFPYSPRAGTPAAAWPRPDPAALRERVQRALGLGRTLLDRFASRFLGREVEVLVERASEGEGDGLCPAFVRVRGRMSVSAGSLGCLVPRSVRDGVLRDRSPEEGDEPRPGPEEDVLP, via the coding sequence ATGACTTCCTCCCTTTCCCTGGCGGGCTACCGGGTGGGGTTCGTGGTGCTGGGATGTCGCACCAATCAGTACGAAGGGGACGCCCTGGCCTCGGAGCTGGCGGAGCGGGGGGCGATCCTGGTGGACCCTTCGTCGGAGGACCTGGACGGGGTGGTGCTGCTCACCTGCACCGTCACCGCCGTGGCGGACCGGAAGGTGCGGCAGGAGCTGCGCCGCCTGCGTCGTCGCCATCCCCGGGCGATCCTGGTGGCGGCGGGCTGCTGGGCCCAAGAGGCGGACCCCCGGGAAGCCCGACGTCTGGGGGCGGACCACCTGGTGGGCAACCGTCTGAAGGCGGCGATCCCGGACCTCCTGAGCCGCCTCCGGGCCGGGGAGGAGGTCCCCTTCCTGAACCGCCGGGACGTGGGGGTTTGTGAGGATTGGGACGATCTGCGTCTCTCCCGGACCTGTCGTCACACCCGGGCCTTCGTGAAGGTCCAGGACGGGTGCTCCCACGGGTGCCGATACTGCATCGTCCCCCGGGTTCGGGGACGTTCCGTCTCCCGCCCCCCCGAGGACGTGCTGGAGGAGGTGCGGGGGCTGGTGGGCTCGGGGTGCCGGGAGGTGGTCCTCACGGGGGTCCACCTGGGGCTCTACGGAAGGGATCGGGGCACGGATCTGGGGGAGCTGGTGAAGCGGCTTGCCCGGGTGGAGGGGCTTGTGCGCCTCCGCTTCGGTTCTCTGGAGCCCTTCGGTCTGGGAGAATCCCTCCTGGATGTTCTGGGGGAGACGGAGATCTTCTGCCCTCACCTGCACCTGCCCCTACAGAGCGGGGACGACGGGGTCCTGGACCGCATGGGCCGGGGCTACACCGCCGCGGCCTTTGCTCGACTGGTGGAAGCGGCCCGCAGACGCCTGGGGGAAGACCTGCACGTCAGCACGGATCTCCTGGTGGGCTTCCCCGGGGAGGAGGAGGTGCCCTTCCGGAACACCCTGGACCTGGTGGAGACCCTGGAGCTGGGGAGGCTTCACGTCTTCCCCTATTCCCCCCGGGCCGGAACCCCCGCCGCCGCCTGGCCCCGCCCCGACCCCGCTGCCCTTCGGGAGCGGGTGCAGCGGGCCCTGGGGCTGGGACGGACCCTGCTGGACCGGTTCGCCTCCCGGTTCCTGGGACGGGAGGTGGAGGTCCTGGTGGAGCGGGCGTCGGAGGGGGAGGGGGATGGTCTCTGCCCCGCCTTCGTCCGGGTTCGGGGGCGGATGAGTGTTTCCGCCGGGTCCCTGGGGTGCCTGGTCCCCCGGTCCGTGCGGGACGGGGTCCTTCGGGACCGGTCTCCGGAGGAGGGGGACGAACCCCGTCCTGGACCGGAAGAGGACGTGCTACCATGA
- a CDS encoding Hsp70 family protein, with amino-acid sequence MDLGTRYALAAHCPPGGSPRVLPNRWGRWRTPSYVALVGRDLVAGEEAARVALTSPGRAWWDVKRKLGTDWVARSGGHAYGAEDLLVPLLSLVREDAEASLGSFVRSGVLAVPAHFGFPERGALARAARKAGFEEIRIVNEPTAATLSVGPQGRFLVLDFGGGTLDLSVVEGENGVFQVLDSLGRSDLGGYDLDRRLAQWLWRRLGGGAPSFEDPRWFHLLREAEQVKIALSDARTFLWVPPKGWGSDEPVTVQREDLERLISPVLDEILRLVERLFRRHRPHRLLLVGGSSRIPLLRQRLAERVAEPEHLRACPDEAVALGAALFARQGRERLLLDVLSQPLGLAQADGSVSLLLARGTPLPAEARQELWAREAGPLVLTVVQGEGPLRDAGRILQRIDLPFACQGERVEILFKVDGSGLLTVEVFQRSGTSRRVVALEGRGDVGSVDLEAELRLRQDRIVRLSLALDPAHQERLSSLWGQFRLFRGEEEGLSQEALDVLDRLILDLERVVGS; translated from the coding sequence ATCGATCTGGGAACTCGGTACGCCTTGGCCGCCCACTGTCCCCCCGGCGGCTCTCCTCGGGTGTTGCCCAACCGGTGGGGGCGCTGGAGGACTCCCTCCTACGTCGCCCTGGTGGGGCGCGACCTGGTGGCGGGAGAGGAGGCGGCCCGCGTCGCCCTGACCTCTCCGGGCCGGGCCTGGTGGGACGTGAAGCGCAAGCTGGGCACCGACTGGGTGGCCCGAAGCGGCGGCCACGCCTACGGGGCGGAAGACCTCCTGGTCCCCCTCCTCTCCCTGGTGCGGGAGGACGCGGAGGCCTCCCTGGGCAGCTTCGTCCGCTCCGGCGTGTTGGCGGTGCCCGCCCACTTCGGCTTCCCGGAACGGGGCGCCCTGGCCCGGGCTGCCCGAAAGGCGGGGTTCGAGGAGATCCGCATCGTCAACGAGCCCACCGCCGCCACCCTGTCCGTGGGTCCCCAGGGGCGTTTCCTGGTACTGGACTTCGGGGGGGGCACCCTGGACCTCTCGGTGGTGGAGGGGGAAAACGGGGTCTTCCAGGTCCTGGACAGTCTGGGGCGCAGCGACCTGGGGGGGTACGATCTGGACCGTCGGTTGGCCCAGTGGCTCTGGAGGCGCCTGGGAGGGGGGGCTCCCAGCTTCGAGGACCCCCGGTGGTTCCACCTGCTTCGGGAGGCGGAACAGGTGAAGATTGCCCTCTCCGACGCCCGAACCTTCCTCTGGGTTCCCCCCAAGGGATGGGGTTCCGACGAGCCCGTGACGGTGCAGCGGGAGGACCTGGAACGCCTCATTTCCCCGGTGCTGGACGAAATCCTTCGGCTGGTGGAGCGCCTCTTCCGGCGGCACCGTCCCCATCGACTTCTCCTCGTGGGGGGGAGCAGCCGCATCCCCCTCCTGCGACAGCGCCTGGCGGAACGGGTGGCGGAGCCGGAACACCTGCGGGCCTGTCCCGACGAGGCGGTGGCCCTGGGGGCCGCCCTCTTCGCCCGACAGGGACGGGAACGGCTCCTCCTGGACGTGTTGAGCCAGCCCTTGGGGTTGGCCCAGGCGGACGGTTCGGTGAGCCTTCTCCTGGCGCGGGGAACCCCTCTTCCCGCAGAGGCGCGGCAGGAGCTTTGGGCCCGAGAAGCGGGCCCCCTGGTCCTCACGGTGGTCCAGGGAGAGGGTCCCTTGCGGGACGCGGGGCGGATCCTTCAGCGCATCGACCTGCCCTTCGCCTGCCAGGGAGAGAGGGTGGAGATCCTCTTCAAGGTGGACGGCAGCGGCCTGCTCACCGTGGAGGTCTTCCAGCGCAGCGGCACCAGCCGCCGGGTGGTGGCCCTGGAGGGGCGGGGGGATGTGGGTTCCGTGGACCTGGAGGCGGAACTGCGTCTTCGGCAGGATCGCATCGTCCGGCTGAGCCTGGCCCTGGATCCGGCCCACCAGGAGCGCCTTTCCTCTCTGTGGGGGCAGTTCCGCCTCTTTCGCGGGGAGGAGGAGGGGCTGAGCCAGGAGGCCCTGGACGTGCTGGATCGGTTGATCCTGGACCTGGAGCGGGTGGTGGGATCGTGA
- a CDS encoding J domain-containing protein — MSLEMDFRTLGLPPGSDWEDVKSAFRRLARTYHPDVAGPEHSRRFAEITRAYMSLKESIQAPSVGVPSRPVERPRTSRGRRGTSGTPWWDPGRFVGRLQRLWRSGRASFARRRPAEDTQRSPARDRFVEEALDRAEMHFRQILGRRVAAREEALRASLKRRLESRHPGVVLLALDELARSPDPGYARKALVEHLNRERPDPESLRRVLSLFPGADPEGGLARALSRWGGAYAPSEALSVIRWLRGRVTGASTGGERREWLRPFLTNPSPEVAALALQNWPAGTGLPDVSDLIRLFRQEDAALWVALLRLIRREGVSPWMLPHLERLSRTHPAAPVRVWAAAIVRDRAVG; from the coding sequence GTGAGCCTGGAGATGGATTTCCGCACCCTGGGGCTGCCCCCCGGTTCCGACTGGGAGGACGTCAAATCCGCCTTCCGCCGTCTGGCCCGGACCTACCACCCCGACGTGGCGGGGCCGGAGCACTCCCGAAGGTTCGCGGAGATCACCCGAGCCTACATGTCCCTGAAGGAATCCATCCAAGCCCCCTCTGTAGGGGTGCCCTCCCGACCCGTCGAGAGGCCTCGGACGTCCCGAGGGCGCCGGGGGACCTCCGGAACCCCCTGGTGGGATCCCGGAAGGTTCGTGGGGAGATTGCAGCGCCTCTGGCGCTCCGGAAGAGCCTCCTTTGCCCGAAGGCGGCCCGCGGAGGACACCCAGAGGTCTCCCGCCCGGGATCGGTTCGTGGAGGAGGCCCTGGACCGGGCGGAGATGCACTTCCGCCAGATCCTGGGGCGCCGCGTCGCCGCTCGGGAGGAGGCCCTTCGGGCCTCTCTGAAGCGGCGCCTGGAGAGCCGCCACCCCGGTGTGGTCCTCCTGGCCCTGGATGAGCTGGCCCGCAGCCCCGACCCGGGTTATGCCCGCAAGGCCCTGGTGGAGCACCTGAACAGAGAGAGGCCCGATCCGGAGTCCCTCCGCCGGGTGCTTTCCCTTTTCCCCGGAGCGGACCCCGAGGGGGGGCTTGCCCGGGCCCTGTCCCGTTGGGGCGGGGCCTACGCCCCCTCGGAGGCCCTCTCGGTGATCCGGTGGCTCCGGGGGCGGGTCACGGGGGCCTCCACGGGGGGAGAACGGAGGGAGTGGCTTCGCCCCTTCCTCACTAACCCCAGCCCGGAGGTGGCGGCTTTGGCCCTCCAGAACTGGCCCGCCGGAACGGGGCTCCCCGACGTCTCCGACCTGATCCGCCTCTTCCGCCAGGAGGATGCGGCCCTTTGGGTGGCCCTGCTTCGCCTGATCCGGCGGGAGGGGGTGTCCCCCTGGATGCTCCCCCACCTGGAGCGGCTGAGCCGGACCCATCCCGCCGCCCCCGTTCGGGTGTGGGCTGCGGCTATTGTGCGAGACCGGGCAGTCGGATAA
- a CDS encoding histidine triad nucleotide-binding protein has product MSGTCLFCRILAGELPAERVYEDDDVLAFHDLRPQAPVHVLVIPKQHVSGAAEAPSPELWGGLMAGAVRVAARLGLDQDGYRLVINSGEGAGQTIPHLHVHVLAGRRFHWPPG; this is encoded by the coding sequence GTGAGCGGTACGTGCTTGTTTTGCCGCATCCTCGCGGGGGAACTCCCGGCGGAGCGGGTTTACGAGGACGACGACGTCCTCGCGTTCCACGATCTCCGACCCCAGGCGCCGGTGCACGTGCTGGTGATCCCTAAGCAGCATGTGTCCGGGGCCGCTGAGGCTCCCTCCCCGGAACTCTGGGGAGGCCTCATGGCGGGAGCCGTTCGGGTTGCCGCTCGATTGGGGTTGGACCAGGACGGCTACCGGCTGGTGATCAACAGCGGAGAAGGAGCCGGGCAGACGATCCCCCACCTGCACGTTCACGTGCTTGCGGGCCGACGGTTCCATTGGCCGCCGGGATAG
- the rpsU gene encoding 30S ribosomal protein S21: protein MTTVVRRENESIEDALKRFKRELRKVGVLREARKHEHYEKPSEIKKKKKAATARNRNKRPV from the coding sequence ATGACCACCGTCGTTCGTCGAGAGAACGAATCCATTGAGGACGCGCTGAAGCGTTTCAAGCGCGAACTCCGCAAGGTGGGTGTGCTTCGGGAGGCTCGGAAGCACGAGCATTACGAGAAGCCGAGCGAAATCAAGAAGAAGAAGAAGGCCGCCACGGCCAGGAACAGGAACAAGAGGCCGGTGTGA
- a CDS encoding GatB/YqeY domain-containing protein, translated as MSDPLVERVQSELVAAMKRRDELSLSVLRMLKSAIQLAQVEKGRDAVLTDEEVVTLVQRLVKQRQEAAEQYRAGGAADRADRELEEARFLQGYLPEQLSDEELESLTRRVAQDTGAASPKDLGKVMGRVMPLVKGRAEGNRVRAAALKVLGS; from the coding sequence ATGAGCGACCCCCTGGTGGAGCGTGTCCAGTCCGAACTCGTCGCGGCCATGAAGCGCCGCGACGAGCTTTCCTTGTCTGTCCTGCGCATGTTGAAGTCCGCCATCCAGCTGGCTCAGGTGGAAAAGGGCCGCGATGCGGTCCTGACGGACGAGGAAGTGGTGACCCTGGTGCAGCGGCTGGTCAAACAGCGCCAAGAGGCGGCGGAGCAGTACCGGGCGGGCGGTGCCGCGGACCGGGCGGATCGGGAGCTGGAGGAAGCCCGCTTCCTCCAGGGTTACCTCCCGGAGCAGCTTTCCGACGAGGAACTGGAGTCTCTGACCCGTCGGGTTGCCCAGGATACCGGGGCCGCGTCCCCCAAGGACCTGGGAAAGGTCATGGGACGGGTCATGCCCCTGGTGAAGGGACGGGCGGAGGGCAACCGGGTGCGGGCTGCAGCCCTGAAGGTCCTCGGTTCCTGA
- the nrdR gene encoding transcriptional regulator NrdR: protein MLCPRCELLETRVLETRTADGGRVVRRRRECPGCGYRFTTYERPEERQLLWVVKKDGRRESFDRTKLLKGLVRACEKLPVPLDRLEDAAARIEGKLRESEQGEVSSLQVGDLAMEELRKLHKVAYVRFASVYREFTDLSNFATEIARLIEEREERHGHE from the coding sequence ATGCTCTGTCCTCGCTGCGAGCTCTTGGAGACCCGGGTCCTGGAGACTCGAACCGCCGACGGAGGTCGGGTGGTCCGGCGCCGGAGGGAGTGCCCGGGGTGCGGTTACCGGTTCACCACCTACGAGAGACCGGAGGAACGGCAGCTTCTCTGGGTGGTGAAGAAGGACGGACGCCGGGAGAGCTTCGACCGCACCAAGCTCCTCAAGGGGCTGGTGCGGGCCTGCGAGAAGCTCCCCGTGCCCCTGGACCGCCTGGAGGACGCCGCCGCCCGCATCGAGGGCAAACTGCGGGAGTCCGAACAGGGAGAGGTTTCGAGCCTGCAGGTGGGGGATCTGGCCATGGAGGAACTTCGCAAGCTGCACAAGGTGGCCTACGTGCGCTTCGCGTCGGTGTACCGGGAGTTTACCGATCTGTCCAATTTCGCTACGGAGATCGCCCGGCTGATCGAGGAAAGGGAGGAGAGGCATGGACACGAATAA